In Microbacterium sp. 1.5R, the following are encoded in one genomic region:
- a CDS encoding ABC transporter ATP-binding protein, translated as MTLPQTADNMLLAEAGEGTRVQLQGIVKSYSGNTVLHGVDLDIAPGEFVSLLGPSGCGKTTLLRVLAGLEGLDSGAVLLGGNDVSRVPTNKRDIGMVFQSYSLFPHLRVAENTAFGLRRRGVGKAEAATRALDALALVGLSDFADRYPHQLSGGQQQRVALARALVTEPKVLLLDEPLSALDAKVRVQLRDEIRRIQLRLGITTVFVTHDQEEALAVSDRIAVMNAGTIEQIGTPEQLYTTPSTAGVAAFVGLSSVVSGVAEGDHVVVWGQKLPLQSPADGPVDVYLRPENVHFASEADAATDALVQESTFLGSMRRTLVRTESGELVRLQHAPGIHLAFGDRVRIAVAPEPVAVHPRG; from the coding sequence ATGACCCTCCCCCAGACCGCCGACAACATGCTGCTCGCCGAAGCCGGAGAGGGCACGCGCGTGCAACTGCAGGGCATCGTGAAGAGCTACTCGGGCAACACGGTGCTGCACGGCGTCGATCTCGACATCGCCCCCGGTGAGTTCGTCTCGCTGCTCGGCCCCTCCGGCTGCGGCAAGACGACGCTGCTTCGCGTGCTCGCGGGACTCGAGGGGCTCGACAGCGGTGCGGTGCTGCTCGGCGGCAACGATGTCTCGCGGGTGCCCACGAACAAGCGGGACATCGGCATGGTGTTCCAGTCGTACTCCCTGTTCCCGCACCTGCGGGTCGCGGAGAACACGGCGTTCGGGCTGCGTCGCCGCGGCGTCGGCAAGGCCGAGGCGGCAACGCGCGCCCTCGACGCCCTCGCGCTCGTGGGGCTCTCGGACTTCGCCGATCGCTACCCGCATCAGCTCTCCGGAGGTCAGCAGCAGCGCGTCGCGCTCGCCCGCGCTCTGGTCACCGAGCCGAAGGTCCTGCTTCTCGACGAGCCGCTCTCTGCCCTCGATGCGAAGGTGCGGGTGCAGCTGCGCGATGAGATCCGGCGCATCCAGCTGCGGCTCGGCATCACCACAGTGTTCGTCACGCACGACCAGGAGGAGGCCCTCGCGGTCTCCGACCGGATCGCCGTGATGAACGCCGGCACCATCGAGCAGATCGGAACCCCGGAGCAGCTCTACACGACGCCGTCCACGGCGGGCGTCGCCGCCTTCGTCGGGCTCTCGAGCGTCGTCTCGGGTGTCGCCGAGGGTGATCACGTGGTCGTGTGGGGTCAGAAGCTTCCCCTGCAGTCGCCGGCCGACGGGCCCGTCGACGTGTATCTGCGCCCGGAGAACGTGCACTTCGCATCCGAGGCCGATGCCGCGACCGATGCGCTGGTGCAGGAGAGCACGTTCCTCGGCAGCATGCGCCGCACGCTCGTGCGCACCGAATCCGGCGAGCTGGTGCGCCTCCAGCATGCTCCGGGCATCCACCTGGCCTTCGGCGATCGCGTGCGGATCGCCGTCGCTCCCGAGCCCGTCGCCGTGCATCCGCGCGGCTGA
- a CDS encoding transporter substrate-binding domain-containing protein, with protein sequence MQRRNIIAGIALAATATLALAGCATGGSDAGSGEPAAGDEYDLIEAGTLTVCSDIPYAPFEFEGGDNGTGYTGFDIDLLDAIAKELDLKLSVQDVGFDALQSGTTLAAGQCDVGASAMTITDERKANIDFSEPYYESLQSLLVRTDSGIESIDDLSGKNVGVQQGTTGEAYATENAEGAELVQYPSDGELWPAMQAGQIDAILQDQPVNLEHEKADSAYKIVEEYETGESYGFAYAKGEKDALREAIDGALQDLRDSGDYQTIYDTYFTAK encoded by the coding sequence ATGCAGCGTCGCAACATCATCGCCGGGATCGCGCTCGCCGCGACCGCCACCCTCGCCCTCGCCGGATGCGCGACCGGCGGCAGTGACGCGGGATCGGGTGAGCCTGCGGCCGGCGACGAGTACGACCTCATCGAGGCGGGCACCCTGACGGTCTGCTCCGACATCCCTTACGCACCGTTCGAGTTCGAGGGCGGCGACAACGGCACGGGTTACACCGGCTTCGACATCGACCTGCTCGACGCGATCGCGAAGGAGCTCGACCTGAAGCTCTCGGTGCAGGACGTCGGATTCGACGCGCTGCAGTCGGGCACCACGCTCGCCGCGGGACAGTGCGACGTCGGCGCCTCGGCCATGACGATCACCGACGAGCGCAAGGCGAACATCGACTTCTCCGAGCCGTACTACGAGTCGCTGCAGTCGCTGCTCGTGCGCACCGACTCGGGCATCGAGTCGATCGACGACCTCTCGGGCAAGAACGTCGGAGTGCAGCAGGGCACCACCGGAGAGGCCTACGCGACCGAGAACGCCGAGGGCGCAGAACTCGTCCAGTACCCCTCTGACGGAGAGCTGTGGCCCGCGATGCAGGCCGGACAGATCGACGCGATCCTTCAGGACCAGCCGGTGAACCTCGAGCACGAGAAGGCCGACAGCGCGTACAAGATCGTCGAGGAGTACGAGACCGGCGAGTCGTACGGCTTCGCATACGCGAAGGGCGAGAAGGACGCTCTGCGCGAGGCGATCGACGGCGCGCTGCAGGATCTCCGCGACAGCGGCGACTACCAGACGATCTACGACACCTACTTCACCGCGAAGTAA
- a CDS encoding amino acid ABC transporter permease, translating to MALRRTTKSKLYRYTVYAVLIAVAVWLIVSTDWARIAQLYFNPEVAAKMLPGIITTALVNTLWFTAVAFAGGLLLGVVLALLKLSSIGPFRWIATAWIELFRGLPAILTIFAIAFILPIGLGVPGTKLGGPVVLGLIGLILVASAYMAETIRAGIQAVPKGQTEAARSLGMSPMKTTFWIVVPQGFRIIIPPLTNEFVLLLKDTSLLFVAGSFIWSKELTNFARDASTQNANGTPLIMAAALYLIVTIPLTRFSAYLERRMSRQR from the coding sequence ATGGCGTTGAGGCGCACCACGAAGAGCAAGCTGTATCGGTACACCGTCTATGCGGTGCTGATCGCGGTCGCCGTCTGGCTGATCGTCAGCACCGACTGGGCCCGCATCGCGCAGCTGTATTTCAACCCGGAGGTCGCGGCGAAGATGCTTCCGGGCATCATCACCACGGCGCTCGTGAACACTCTGTGGTTCACGGCCGTCGCGTTCGCCGGCGGTCTGCTGCTCGGCGTCGTGCTCGCGCTGCTGAAGCTGTCGTCCATCGGACCCTTCCGATGGATCGCGACGGCGTGGATCGAGCTCTTCCGCGGGCTTCCCGCGATCCTCACGATCTTCGCCATCGCGTTCATCCTGCCGATCGGACTCGGCGTGCCGGGCACGAAGCTCGGCGGACCGGTCGTGCTCGGCCTGATCGGTCTGATCCTGGTCGCATCGGCGTACATGGCCGAGACGATCCGCGCCGGCATCCAGGCCGTTCCCAAGGGGCAGACCGAGGCGGCACGTTCGCTCGGCATGTCGCCCATGAAGACGACGTTCTGGATCGTGGTCCCGCAGGGGTTCCGCATCATCATCCCGCCGCTGACCAACGAGTTCGTCCTGCTGTTGAAGGACACGTCGCTGCTCTTCGTGGCAGGTTCCTTCATCTGGTCGAAGGAGCTGACGAACTTCGCGCGTGACGCGAGCACGCAGAACGCGAACGGAACGCCGCTCATCATGGCGGCGGCCCTCTACCTGATCGTGACGATCCCCCTCACGCGCTTCAGCGCGTACCTGGAACGAAGGATGTCGAGGCAGCGATGA
- a CDS encoding amino acid ABC transporter ATP-binding protein: MITDLIDVHAPAIDLQGLVKSFGDNEVLKGIDLTVTAGEVVCIIGPSGSGKSTLLRSVNLLEEPTGGKVLIEGIDITDPDVDIDRVRTRIGMVFQSFNLFPHLDVMGNLMIAQQRVKKRSKAEAERVAKEMLGRVGLAEKADAFPGHLSGGQQQRVAIARALCMNPDMMLFDEPTSALDPELVGEVLQVMRSLADEGMTMLVVTHEMGFAREVGSRLIFMDGGYIVEEGDPREVLANPQHPRTQDFLARVL, from the coding sequence ATGATCACCGATCTGATTGACGTCCACGCGCCCGCGATCGACCTGCAGGGGCTTGTGAAGAGCTTCGGCGACAACGAGGTGCTCAAGGGCATCGACCTCACCGTCACCGCCGGAGAGGTCGTCTGCATCATCGGCCCGTCGGGCTCAGGCAAGTCGACGCTGCTGCGCTCGGTGAACCTGCTCGAGGAGCCGACCGGCGGCAAGGTGCTCATCGAGGGGATCGACATCACTGATCCCGATGTCGACATCGACCGGGTGCGCACCCGCATCGGCATGGTGTTCCAGAGCTTCAACCTCTTCCCCCACCTCGACGTGATGGGCAACCTCATGATCGCGCAGCAGCGCGTGAAGAAGCGGTCCAAGGCTGAGGCTGAGCGGGTCGCGAAGGAGATGCTCGGACGCGTCGGGCTCGCTGAGAAGGCGGACGCCTTTCCCGGACACCTGTCGGGCGGTCAGCAGCAGCGTGTCGCGATCGCGCGGGCGCTGTGCATGAACCCGGACATGATGCTGTTCGACGAGCCGACGTCGGCGCTCGACCCCGAGCTCGTCGGCGAGGTGCTGCAGGTCATGCGCTCGCTCGCGGACGAGGGCATGACGATGCTCGTCGTCACGCACGAGATGGGCTTCGCCCGCGAGGTCGGATCACGTCTGATCTTCATGGACGGCGGCTACATCGTCGAAGAGGGCGACCCGCGCGAGGTGCTCGCGAACCCGCAGCATCCGCGTACGCAGGACTTCCTGGCTCGCGTCCTCTGA
- a CDS encoding Pls/PosA family non-ribosomal peptide synthetase, with protein MRADVQEALDRGADAPPPRTLIDILQETTRRYPDASAIEDADGALSYAELLAHVWRTAALLHERGVRRGDRVGIRMSSGHRELYIAILGTIAAGAAYVPVDADDPQERADLVFHEARIAGTITDAGYMPAGATEAVDLLGGESPHPRTSAIPIVAPPTVDDDAWIIFTSGSTGVPKGVAVSHRSAAAFVDAEARLFLQAAPLSPGDRVLAGLSVAFDASCEEMWLAWGHGACLVPAPRALVRSGEDLGPWLLGHGITVVSTVPTLAALWPQDAIENVRLLIFGGEACPPELVARLASDGREVWNTYGPTEATVVACASLMNGTGPVRIGLPLDGWSLAVVDADGQRVAEGETGELIIGGVGLARYLDPAKDAEKYAPMPTLGWDRAYRSGDVVRVESEGLIFQGRADDQVKIGGRRIELGEVEAALQALSSVSAATVVVQKTETGMPILVGYVVPDEGFDRQVARGELSETLPAPLIPLLAMVDDLPVRTSGKVDKAALPWPLDSGDANDSSLSGTAAWLAEQWFAVLGVRPGDEDADFFQLGGGSLAAAQLVSRLRTRAPEFTMTDVYDLPRLRQMSDAVDDEADDEDAEERVFSQPVPTPRRMQWVQTIAGLPLFVFTGIRWLLYLLAASWLLRLSPGFEFLPAVPVWTIIVGLLIFVTPVGKMTIAAVAARLLLAGLRPGDYPRGGGVHLRLWLAEQIAQQVDPVGLAGAPWVVYYARALGARIHRDVDLHTVPPITGMLDIGSGASIEPEVDLTGYWIDGDTVRIGGIRIGAGATIGARSTLAPGTKIGRGAEIAPGSAVFGRVRAGQRWAGSPAARVGGVSRPFEEGRPPSRTRWLWAYAASSAALGVLPVLSLAAGAWVLALGMRGSDSLTAAVPSILALLVPAVLLAGFVFAGLVLVLVRVLGAGLGEGVYPVRSRIAWQAWTTERLLDSARTFLFPLYSSSATPFWLRALGAEVGRDVEASTVLLIPKLTTIADGAFLADDTMVATYELQGGWMRLGTARIGKRAFLGNSGMAAGGHNVPRDGLVAVLSVAPPKAKAGSSWLGSPAARLRRVVNDSDLERTYRPRPGLRLARALWELCRIIPVFVTCAIGVSVMLTLAAVVEAWGLAWAVLLSSAVMLAAGAFAALITTAAKWLIVGPIRAGEHPLWSSFVWRTEVSDTFTEMVAAPWFANAASGTPALAIWLRTLGAKIGRGVWTDSYWLPEPDLVTLGDGATVNRGCVVQTHLFHDRVMSIDAVTLESGATLGPHSVILPAATIGSDATVGPASLVMRGEFVPIGSRWSGNPIGPWRAVKVRSYQASNA; from the coding sequence TTGCGCGCTGACGTGCAGGAGGCGCTCGACCGGGGCGCCGACGCGCCTCCTCCCCGCACGCTGATCGACATCCTTCAGGAGACGACCCGGCGATATCCCGACGCCTCGGCCATCGAGGACGCGGACGGGGCGCTCAGCTACGCCGAGCTGCTCGCGCACGTCTGGCGCACGGCGGCCCTGCTGCACGAGAGAGGCGTGCGCCGCGGCGACCGCGTCGGCATCCGCATGTCGTCCGGACACCGCGAGCTGTACATCGCGATCCTCGGCACCATCGCGGCGGGTGCCGCCTATGTCCCCGTCGATGCCGACGACCCGCAGGAGCGTGCCGATCTCGTGTTCCACGAGGCCCGCATCGCGGGCACGATCACCGACGCCGGCTACATGCCGGCCGGGGCGACCGAGGCGGTCGATCTCCTGGGCGGCGAGTCACCTCATCCGCGCACCTCCGCGATCCCGATCGTCGCGCCGCCGACGGTCGACGACGATGCCTGGATCATCTTCACCTCCGGGTCGACCGGCGTGCCCAAGGGCGTCGCGGTCTCGCACCGTTCGGCCGCGGCCTTCGTCGACGCCGAGGCACGTCTGTTCCTCCAGGCCGCACCGCTGAGTCCCGGTGATCGCGTGCTCGCAGGCCTCTCGGTCGCCTTCGACGCGTCCTGTGAGGAGATGTGGCTCGCGTGGGGCCACGGCGCCTGCCTGGTGCCCGCACCGCGAGCTCTCGTGCGCTCGGGCGAAGACCTGGGGCCCTGGCTGCTCGGCCACGGCATCACCGTCGTCTCGACGGTGCCGACGCTCGCCGCCCTCTGGCCGCAGGACGCGATCGAGAACGTGCGCCTGCTGATCTTCGGCGGGGAGGCCTGCCCGCCCGAGCTCGTCGCCCGGTTGGCGTCGGACGGACGTGAGGTGTGGAACACCTACGGCCCGACCGAGGCCACGGTCGTGGCCTGCGCCTCACTGATGAACGGCACCGGTCCCGTGCGCATCGGCCTCCCGCTCGACGGGTGGTCGCTCGCCGTGGTCGATGCTGACGGACAGCGCGTCGCCGAGGGCGAGACCGGCGAGCTGATCATCGGCGGAGTCGGTCTCGCCCGGTACCTCGACCCTGCGAAGGATGCCGAGAAGTACGCACCCATGCCCACTCTCGGCTGGGACCGGGCCTACCGCTCCGGCGACGTCGTGCGGGTCGAGTCCGAGGGACTGATCTTCCAGGGGCGCGCCGATGACCAGGTCAAGATCGGCGGCCGTCGCATCGAGCTCGGCGAGGTCGAGGCGGCGCTGCAGGCGCTGAGCTCCGTCTCGGCGGCGACCGTGGTGGTGCAGAAGACCGAGACGGGCATGCCGATCCTCGTCGGCTATGTCGTGCCCGACGAGGGGTTCGACCGGCAGGTGGCGCGTGGTGAGCTCTCGGAGACGCTTCCCGCTCCGCTGATCCCTCTGCTCGCCATGGTCGACGATCTGCCCGTCCGCACGTCCGGGAAGGTCGACAAGGCGGCTCTCCCCTGGCCGCTCGATTCCGGCGACGCGAACGACTCGTCCCTGTCCGGCACGGCGGCGTGGCTCGCCGAGCAGTGGTTCGCCGTGCTCGGCGTGCGCCCGGGCGACGAGGACGCCGACTTCTTCCAGCTCGGCGGCGGGTCGCTCGCGGCCGCCCAGCTGGTCTCCCGCCTGCGCACCCGGGCGCCGGAGTTCACGATGACCGACGTCTACGATCTGCCGCGGCTGCGCCAGATGTCGGATGCCGTCGACGATGAGGCCGATGACGAGGACGCCGAGGAACGCGTCTTCAGCCAGCCCGTCCCGACCCCCCGACGGATGCAGTGGGTGCAGACGATCGCGGGTCTCCCGCTGTTCGTGTTCACCGGCATCCGCTGGCTGCTGTACCTGCTCGCCGCGAGCTGGCTCCTGCGGCTGTCCCCCGGATTCGAATTCCTGCCCGCTGTTCCGGTGTGGACGATCATCGTCGGCCTGCTGATCTTCGTCACCCCGGTGGGGAAGATGACGATCGCCGCCGTCGCCGCGCGTCTGCTGCTCGCCGGACTCCGCCCTGGCGACTATCCTCGCGGCGGCGGAGTGCATCTGCGTCTGTGGCTCGCGGAGCAGATCGCCCAGCAGGTCGACCCGGTCGGCCTGGCCGGTGCTCCCTGGGTCGTCTACTACGCACGAGCTCTCGGCGCCCGCATCCACAGAGATGTCGATCTGCACACCGTCCCGCCGATCACGGGCATGCTCGACATCGGCTCCGGAGCCTCCATCGAGCCCGAGGTCGACCTCACCGGCTATTGGATCGATGGCGACACCGTGCGCATCGGCGGCATCCGCATCGGCGCGGGAGCGACCATCGGAGCCCGCAGCACCCTCGCCCCCGGCACGAAGATCGGTCGCGGAGCCGAGATCGCACCCGGCTCGGCCGTGTTCGGTCGGGTCCGCGCCGGGCAGCGCTGGGCAGGATCGCCGGCGGCACGCGTCGGCGGAGTGTCGCGGCCGTTCGAGGAGGGCCGCCCACCCAGCCGCACCCGGTGGTTGTGGGCCTACGCCGCCTCCTCCGCCGCGCTCGGCGTCCTCCCTGTCCTCTCGCTCGCCGCCGGCGCCTGGGTGCTCGCGCTGGGCATGCGCGGGTCCGACTCCCTGACAGCGGCCGTCCCGAGCATCCTGGCGCTGCTGGTTCCCGCAGTGCTGCTCGCCGGCTTCGTCTTCGCCGGTCTCGTGCTCGTCCTCGTGCGTGTGCTCGGAGCCGGTCTCGGCGAAGGCGTGTACCCGGTGCGCTCGCGCATCGCCTGGCAGGCGTGGACGACCGAGCGTCTGCTCGATTCCGCCCGTACCTTCCTCTTCCCGCTGTACTCGAGCAGTGCCACTCCCTTCTGGCTCAGGGCCCTCGGGGCCGAGGTCGGGCGCGACGTCGAGGCGTCGACCGTGCTGCTCATCCCGAAGCTCACGACCATCGCCGACGGAGCGTTCCTCGCCGACGACACCATGGTCGCGACCTACGAGCTGCAGGGCGGATGGATGCGGCTGGGCACCGCGCGCATCGGCAAGCGCGCGTTCCTCGGCAACTCCGGCATGGCCGCCGGCGGGCACAACGTGCCTCGCGACGGCCTCGTCGCCGTCCTGTCCGTCGCTCCGCCCAAGGCCAAGGCGGGCTCATCGTGGCTGGGCTCGCCCGCCGCGCGACTGCGCCGTGTGGTGAACGACTCCGATCTCGAGCGCACGTATCGCCCGCGCCCGGGACTCCGCCTCGCGCGGGCTCTGTGGGAGCTGTGCCGCATCATCCCGGTGTTCGTGACCTGCGCGATCGGAGTGAGTGTGATGCTCACGCTCGCCGCGGTGGTCGAGGCCTGGGGACTCGCATGGGCTGTGCTGCTCTCGAGCGCCGTGATGCTCGCCGCAGGCGCCTTCGCCGCTCTGATCACCACCGCCGCCAAATGGCTGATCGTGGGGCCGATCCGTGCCGGCGAGCATCCGCTCTGGTCGAGCTTCGTGTGGCGCACGGAGGTGTCGGACACCTTCACGGAGATGGTGGCCGCACCCTGGTTCGCCAACGCCGCATCGGGCACTCCTGCACTCGCCATCTGGCTGCGCACCCTCGGCGCGAAGATCGGCCGAGGCGTCTGGACCGACAGCTACTGGCTGCCCGAGCCCGACCTGGTCACCCTCGGGGACGGTGCGACCGTGAACCGCGGATGTGTGGTTCAGACGCATCTGTTCCATGATCGAGTGATGAGCATCGACGCAGTGACCCTCGAGAGCGGTGCGACCCTCGGTCCGCACAGCGTGATCCTGCCCGCGGCCACGATCGGATCGGATGCCACGGTCGGGCCCGCCTCACTCGTGATGCGGGGCGAGTTCGTGCCGATCGGCAGTCGATGGAGCGGCAACCCCATCGGACCGTGGCGTGCCGTCAAAGTGCGCTCCTACCAGGCCTCGAACGCATGA
- a CDS encoding ABC transporter permease: MTTATAAGADATASAPVSPAAHSAGPATSSRAQRSAPSVAWLGLVPFAVYVVLFLAVPTLLAIGSGFFTKDGSFTWSNVSALADPVVLTTFANSAGLSLLTAVVGAIAGALVCYALLGMNPDGAVRSTVDAAAGVLAQFGGVMLAFAFIATIGIQGVVTLFLKNDLGIDIFANGTWLYELPGLILPYIYFQIPLMVITFMPALAALKPQWAEANLTLGGTRASFWLRIGVPVLAPSFLASLLLLFANAFSSYATAAALASQGSQIVPLQIRAALTSETLLGRENLAGALALGMIVIVGVVMALYSLIQRRAARWQS, encoded by the coding sequence GTGACGACTGCCACCGCAGCGGGGGCGGATGCCACGGCATCCGCCCCCGTCTCCCCCGCAGCGCACAGCGCTGGGCCTGCGACCTCGTCGCGGGCCCAGCGCTCCGCGCCGTCCGTCGCCTGGCTCGGTCTCGTGCCGTTCGCCGTTTACGTCGTGCTCTTCCTCGCCGTTCCGACCCTCCTCGCGATCGGCTCCGGCTTCTTCACGAAGGACGGGTCGTTCACCTGGTCGAACGTGTCGGCCCTGGCAGACCCCGTCGTCCTCACCACGTTCGCCAACTCCGCCGGCCTGTCGCTGCTGACCGCCGTCGTCGGCGCGATCGCGGGTGCTCTGGTCTGCTATGCCCTGCTCGGCATGAACCCGGACGGCGCCGTGCGCTCGACCGTGGATGCTGCGGCCGGCGTCCTCGCCCAGTTCGGCGGCGTGATGCTCGCCTTCGCCTTCATCGCCACGATCGGCATCCAGGGGGTCGTCACCCTCTTCCTCAAGAACGACCTCGGCATCGACATCTTCGCGAACGGCACGTGGCTCTACGAGCTTCCCGGGCTGATCCTCCCGTACATCTACTTCCAGATCCCGCTCATGGTGATCACCTTCATGCCCGCCCTCGCAGCCCTCAAGCCGCAGTGGGCCGAGGCGAACCTCACGCTCGGCGGCACGCGCGCGAGCTTCTGGCTGCGCATCGGCGTCCCCGTGCTCGCACCCTCGTTCCTCGCGAGCCTCCTGCTGCTCTTCGCGAACGCCTTCTCGTCGTACGCCACCGCCGCCGCCCTCGCCAGTCAGGGTTCGCAGATCGTGCCGCTGCAGATCCGCGCCGCCCTCACGAGCGAGACCCTTCTCGGCCGTGAGAATCTCGCCGGCGCGCTCGCGCTCGGCATGATCGTCATCGTGGGAGTCGTGATGGCCCTGTACTCGCTCATCCAGCGTCGGGCAGCGAGGTGGCAGTCATGA
- a CDS encoding M1 family metallopeptidase encodes MTVDPYTPHSGDRRYGVLHYDLAIDYRVTTNRIAGTATIRLQMQESAKHVSFDLVGLKVTKVRVVGDRAASFRQDDRRLKVVFGGERESGQELTVAVEYSGSPSPRRTRWGLLGWEELEDGVLVASQPTGAPTWFPCNDLPSDKATYRLEFTADPEYTVVSGGAATRSTQRGRTRWIFEQPVPTATYLMTVQIGQYDDDRVALGTTPGRLFHPRALAGRVRSDFAPLPHMMETFVGAFGTYPYESYKVVITPDDLEIPLEAQGMAIFGANHVDGAGGSERLIAHELAHQWFGNSVGVARWRDIWLNEGFACYAEWLWSEASGASTAHENALAHHAALRGLPHDLLLSDPGPNDMFDDRVYKRGALTLHALRLTIGDERFFALTREWTARFARLAVTSDDFLGLVGEVADDRARTLVRTWIDELPLPALPASRS; translated from the coding sequence ATGACCGTCGACCCCTACACCCCGCACAGCGGCGATCGGCGCTACGGGGTGCTGCACTACGACCTGGCCATCGACTATCGCGTGACCACGAACCGCATCGCGGGCACGGCGACGATCCGGCTGCAGATGCAGGAATCGGCGAAGCACGTCTCGTTCGACCTCGTCGGGCTCAAAGTCACGAAGGTGCGGGTCGTCGGTGATCGCGCCGCCTCGTTCAGACAGGACGACCGGCGGCTCAAAGTGGTCTTCGGGGGCGAGCGGGAGAGCGGTCAGGAGCTCACGGTCGCGGTCGAGTACTCCGGTTCTCCGTCGCCCCGGCGCACTCGATGGGGGCTCCTCGGGTGGGAAGAACTCGAAGACGGCGTGCTCGTCGCGTCGCAGCCGACCGGCGCGCCAACCTGGTTCCCCTGCAACGACTTGCCCTCGGACAAGGCGACGTATCGGTTGGAGTTCACGGCCGATCCCGAGTACACCGTGGTCAGCGGCGGCGCAGCCACGCGATCGACGCAGCGCGGTCGCACCCGATGGATCTTCGAGCAGCCGGTGCCGACCGCGACATACCTGATGACCGTGCAGATCGGCCAGTACGACGATGACAGGGTCGCTCTCGGTACGACTCCCGGGCGTCTGTTCCACCCGCGGGCTCTCGCGGGTCGCGTGCGCTCCGACTTCGCCCCGCTGCCGCACATGATGGAGACGTTCGTCGGAGCCTTCGGCACGTATCCCTACGAGTCCTACAAGGTCGTCATCACACCCGACGATCTCGAGATCCCCCTCGAAGCGCAGGGCATGGCGATCTTCGGTGCGAATCACGTGGACGGAGCTGGGGGCAGCGAGCGGCTGATCGCGCATGAGCTCGCGCACCAGTGGTTCGGCAACAGCGTCGGCGTCGCCCGCTGGCGGGACATCTGGCTGAACGAGGGATTCGCCTGCTACGCCGAGTGGCTGTGGTCGGAAGCGTCCGGCGCGTCGACCGCCCACGAGAACGCTCTGGCCCATCACGCCGCCCTCCGCGGCCTCCCCCATGATCTGCTGCTCTCGGATCCCGGTCCGAACGACATGTTCGACGATCGCGTCTACAAGCGCGGCGCCCTCACCCTGCATGCCCTGCGACTCACGATCGGCGATGAGCGGTTCTTCGCTCTGACGCGGGAGTGGACCGCGCGGTTCGCGCGACTCGCTGTCACCAGCGACGACTTCCTCGGCCTCGTCGGCGAGGTGGCCGACGACCGGGCGCGCACCCTGGTGCGGACCTGGATCGACGAACTCCCGCTGCCCGCACTTCCTGCATCCCGGTCCTGA
- a CDS encoding YegP family protein, translated as MAGTFELYTDKSGEYRFRLKSGNGEVIAISEGYSSKSSALNGIDSVRRNAADAEVVEA; from the coding sequence ATGGCAGGCACGTTCGAGCTGTACACCGACAAATCCGGCGAGTACCGGTTCCGCCTCAAGTCCGGCAACGGCGAGGTGATCGCGATCAGCGAGGGCTACTCGTCGAAATCGTCCGCGCTGAACGGCATCGACTCGGTGCGCCGCAATGCCGCGGATGCCGAGGTCGTGGAGGCCTGA
- a CDS encoding ABC transporter permease: MNRLGPSLATRWIIGVVVGAFFAIPLVSTLLYTLRQTDGSLGLERWAALFDPAKSAAIRPIWMGLGNSLVLAVVTVAIVLLLLAPTMILVNLRFAKLKPVFEFAVLLPISIPAIVLVVGLAPIYLQIGRTLGTGTWTLAFAYGITVLPFAYRSIQASIDAADLRTLAEAARSLGAGWPTVVLKVLAPNLRQGLLAASLISIAVVLGEFTIASLLNRQVFQTAMVVVQKQDPYAPAIFTLLALLFVFLLLLLIGRVARGTGKARS; the protein is encoded by the coding sequence ATGAACCGCCTCGGCCCGTCACTCGCGACCCGCTGGATCATCGGCGTGGTCGTCGGCGCATTCTTCGCGATCCCGCTCGTCTCGACCCTGCTCTACACGCTGCGCCAGACCGACGGCAGTCTCGGCCTCGAGCGGTGGGCCGCGCTCTTCGATCCCGCGAAGTCGGCGGCGATCAGGCCGATCTGGATGGGCCTGGGCAACTCCCTGGTCCTCGCGGTCGTGACCGTCGCGATCGTGCTCCTGCTGCTCGCACCGACCATGATCCTGGTGAACCTGCGCTTCGCGAAGCTCAAACCCGTCTTCGAGTTCGCCGTGCTGCTGCCGATCTCGATCCCCGCGATCGTGCTGGTCGTGGGTCTCGCACCGATCTACCTGCAGATCGGACGCACCCTCGGCACCGGCACGTGGACGCTGGCCTTCGCCTACGGCATCACCGTGCTGCCGTTCGCGTACCGCTCGATCCAGGCCTCTATCGACGCCGCCGACCTGCGCACGCTCGCCGAAGCCGCCCGATCCCTCGGCGCCGGCTGGCCTACCGTCGTGCTGAAGGTGCTCGCTCCCAACCTGCGTCAGGGACTCCTCGCGGCGTCTCTCATCTCGATCGCCGTCGTGCTCGGCGAGTTCACGATCGCCTCGCTCCTCAACCGCCAGGTGTTCCAGACGGCCATGGTCGTCGTGCAGAAGCAGGATCCGTACGCTCCGGCGATCTTCACCCTGCTGGCGCTGCTGTTCGTCTTCCTGCTTCTGCTTCTCATCGGCCGCGTCGCCCGCGGCACCGGAAAGGCCCGCTCATGA